In the Chromatiaceae bacterium genome, one interval contains:
- a CDS encoding YjbQ family protein, which produces MTHQEIIEHRTRGRGTYDITDQVQRVVREAAIETGLCHLFVQHTSASLIVCENADPSVRSDLERFMQRLVPDGDAIYNHTMEGPDDMPAHIRSILTQVDMTVPVSRGRCALGTWQGIYLYEHRHHPHRRQIVVTVRD; this is translated from the coding sequence ATGACCCACCAGGAAATCATTGAACACCGCACCCGCGGCCGTGGTACCTACGACATCACCGACCAGGTGCAGCGGGTGGTACGCGAAGCCGCGATTGAGACCGGCCTGTGCCACCTGTTTGTCCAACACACCAGTGCCTCACTGATCGTCTGCGAGAACGCCGACCCCAGCGTCCGCAGTGACCTCGAACGGTTCATGCAACGCCTGGTCCCCGACGGCGATGCGATCTACAACCATACGATGGAGGGGCCCGACGACATGCCGGCGCATATCCGTTCGATCCTCACCCAGGTCGATATGACCGTACCGGTGTCTCGCGGGCGATGCGCGCTGGGGACCTGGCAGGGGATCTACCTCTACGAGCACCGCCACCATCCGCATCGGCGCCAGATCGTGGTGACGGTCAGGGATTGA
- a CDS encoding invasion associated locus B family protein produces the protein MRKIFSALLVTLAGSLMVSQAIGAEDKNADQIPTYGDWGYRCEEGPDGKDKLCYVFQNVTKKDTGQLVLGARIAFRPEHKEPMLVVTVPLGSLLPPGAALTLEGAEPLKLNYFLCAADGCTTIATPIPDAMLASLKKGEQAVIRVATPTKQVVGLPLSLNGLTKALAVLKEKK, from the coding sequence ATGCGCAAGATTTTTTCTGCTTTGCTTGTGACGCTCGCCGGTTCGCTGATGGTCAGCCAAGCCATTGGCGCCGAAGATAAAAACGCGGACCAGATCCCGACCTACGGGGATTGGGGTTATCGCTGCGAGGAAGGGCCGGACGGCAAAGACAAGCTGTGTTACGTGTTTCAGAACGTGACCAAGAAGGACACCGGGCAACTCGTGCTGGGCGCGCGGATCGCGTTCCGGCCGGAACACAAGGAGCCCATGCTGGTGGTCACGGTTCCGCTCGGTTCGCTGTTGCCCCCGGGCGCCGCGTTGACCCTGGAGGGTGCAGAACCCCTCAAGCTGAACTATTTCCTCTGTGCAGCGGACGGCTGCACCACGATCGCGACACCGATCCCGGATGCGATGCTGGCCAGCTTGAAGAAGGGCGAACAGGCGGTGATACGGGTCGCGACACCGACCAAGCAGGTGGTCGGTCTGCCGCTGTCGCTGAACGGCCTGACTAAGGCCCTCGCGGTGCTCAAAGAGAAGAAATAG
- a CDS encoding glutathione peroxidase, which translates to MKLQNREGQRIPSVVFRTRREHEWVDVSSDEVFGGKTVVVFALPGAFTPTCSSTHVPRYNQLAAEFKRHGVDDIVCVSVNDAFVMNEWRAEQKAWNLTFLPDGNGDFSRGMGMLVPKEDLGFGERSWRYSMLVKDGVIEKMFIEPDVPGDPFEVSDADTMLAYVAPNANKPLDVTVFTREGCPFCSRAKGMLRDSGIQFDELVLNRDYSEVTLRAVAGISMVPQVFVNGEHIGGSDKLEEFLGGRDKAAA; encoded by the coding sequence ATGAAATTGCAGAATCGTGAAGGCCAGCGCATTCCCAGTGTCGTATTCCGGACCCGCCGCGAACACGAATGGGTCGATGTCAGCTCAGACGAGGTCTTCGGCGGCAAGACGGTCGTGGTGTTCGCCCTGCCCGGCGCCTTCACCCCGACCTGCTCGTCGACCCACGTACCGCGCTACAACCAGCTCGCTGCGGAGTTCAAGCGCCACGGCGTCGACGACATCGTCTGCGTGTCGGTCAACGACGCCTTCGTGATGAACGAGTGGCGTGCCGAGCAGAAGGCCTGGAACCTGACCTTCCTGCCGGACGGCAACGGCGACTTCAGTCGCGGCATGGGCATGCTGGTCCCCAAGGAAGACCTCGGTTTCGGTGAGCGCTCCTGGCGCTACTCGATGCTCGTCAAAGACGGGGTGATCGAGAAGATGTTCATCGAGCCGGACGTGCCGGGTGACCCGTTCGAGGTGTCGGATGCCGACACCATGCTGGCCTACGTCGCGCCGAATGCGAACAAGCCGCTCGACGTCACCGTGTTCACCCGCGAGGGCTGTCCATTCTGCAGCCGCGCCAAGGGCATGCTGCGTGACTCCGGCATCCAGTTCGACGAGCTGGTACTGAACCGCGACTACAGCGAGGTCACGCTGCGCGCTGTGGCCGGCATCTCGATGGTGCCGCAGGTGTTCGTCAACGGCGAACACATCGGTGGCTCGGACAAGCTCGAGGAGTTTCTCGGCGGACGTGACAAGGCCGCGGCCTGA
- the gorA gene encoding glutathione-disulfide reductase, translated as MNTHFDLIAIGGGSGGLAVAEKAAQFGKRVAVIESGRLGGTCVNNGCVPKKVMWYAANLAHAVDDANDFGIPAQRGRTDWRKLVGGRQSYIGRINRYWDSYVDDSGITRVEGAARFIDAHTIEAAGQRFSADHIVVATGGRPIVPPVPGAELGITSDGFFALQEQPRRVAIIGAGYIGVELAGVLRALGSDVSVVALEARVLETFDEMIGDVLMDEMRKQGIELHMSFQVAGLVETAAGIALDASNGDRLDGFDAVIWAVGRAPNTRELALEKAGVATRANGIVPTDAFQNTNVPGIYAIGDITGRTPLTPVAIAAGRRLAARLFDAQPESRVDYDNIPSVVFAHPPVGTVGLTEQQARERHAKVTVYKTDFTPMRHALSEHGVTTAMKLVCTGEEQRVVGIHLIGDNVDEMLQGFAVAVKMGATKADFDDTIAIHPVSAEELVTMKVPEPDPHPHHGIDAGVEWREAG; from the coding sequence ATGAACACGCACTTCGACCTGATCGCCATCGGTGGCGGCAGTGGCGGCCTGGCCGTGGCCGAAAAAGCGGCACAATTCGGCAAGCGCGTCGCGGTGATCGAGTCCGGCAGGCTCGGTGGAACCTGCGTGAACAACGGCTGCGTACCGAAAAAGGTCATGTGGTACGCGGCCAATCTGGCACACGCGGTCGACGACGCCAACGATTTCGGCATTCCGGCCCAACGCGGCCGGACCGACTGGCGCAAGCTGGTCGGTGGACGGCAATCCTACATCGGTCGCATCAACCGTTACTGGGACAGTTACGTCGACGACAGCGGCATCACCCGCGTCGAGGGCGCCGCCCGATTCATCGATGCACACACGATCGAGGCCGCCGGCCAACGCTTCTCTGCCGATCACATCGTCGTCGCGACCGGTGGCCGCCCGATCGTGCCGCCGGTCCCCGGCGCCGAACTCGGCATCACCTCCGACGGTTTCTTCGCGCTGCAGGAGCAGCCGCGCAGGGTCGCGATCATCGGTGCCGGCTACATCGGCGTGGAACTGGCCGGCGTGCTGCGCGCGCTGGGATCCGACGTCAGCGTGGTCGCGCTCGAGGCCCGTGTCCTCGAGACCTTCGACGAGATGATCGGCGACGTGCTGATGGACGAGATGCGCAAACAGGGTATCGAACTGCACATGAGCTTCCAGGTCGCAGGCCTGGTAGAGACCGCTGCCGGTATCGCGCTGGACGCCAGCAACGGCGATCGTCTGGACGGATTCGATGCGGTGATCTGGGCGGTCGGTCGCGCACCGAACACCCGTGAACTGGCGCTGGAGAAAGCCGGCGTGGCGACACGTGCGAACGGCATAGTACCCACCGACGCGTTTCAGAACACCAATGTTCCCGGGATCTATGCGATTGGTGACATCACCGGCCGCACGCCACTGACCCCGGTCGCGATCGCCGCCGGCCGGCGCCTGGCCGCACGCCTGTTCGACGCCCAGCCGGAAAGCCGGGTCGACTACGACAACATCCCGAGCGTCGTGTTCGCCCACCCGCCGGTCGGCACCGTCGGCCTGACCGAGCAACAGGCGCGCGAGCGGCACGCGAAGGTGACGGTCTACAAGACCGACTTCACACCGATGCGTCACGCGCTGTCGGAACACGGTGTGACCACCGCGATGAAGCTGGTGTGCACGGGCGAGGAACAGCGCGTGGTCGGCATCCACCTGATCGGTGACAACGTCGACGAGATGCTGCAGGGCTTCGCGGTGGCGGTGAAGATGGGTGCGACCAAGGCCGACTTCGATGACACCATCGCCATCCACCCGGTCAGCGCCGAGGAACTGGTGACCATGAAGGTACCCGAGCCGGACCCCCACCCGCATCACGGTATCGATGCCGGGGTCGAATGGCGCGAGGCCGGTTGA
- a CDS encoding mechanosensitive ion channel: protein MAASPPVPPPISPQAPPSALQGIGVNLIDNPGLWFDEVSRELTLALKTLLPNLLAAIALALLGWLAAIVLRWLIMRFGKGLDAILAVVHRWSGQQVAQPRWSVSNLVAKIVFWIVLAYTLSAAAEQLGLTTFARWVLGLLGYLPSLLISLFILFIGYLIAGGIRNLIIVVADSSGFQHGLSLGHLTSGLVLAFTLLLALDQLGLDVTLFATIITLAAAALFASVALAFGIGAADAVRNVMASHYVRRAYQPGQRVQIHGMQGEILEMSQVAVIVETEDGEAWIPARLFLEGVALIAGDEDGERA from the coding sequence ATGGCTGCATCACCGCCGGTTCCGCCCCCGATCTCCCCTCAGGCTCCACCCTCTGCGCTCCAGGGAATCGGTGTCAATCTGATCGACAACCCCGGGCTCTGGTTCGACGAAGTCAGTCGCGAACTCACCCTGGCGCTGAAAACACTGCTACCCAATCTGCTCGCGGCGATCGCATTGGCGCTCCTCGGCTGGCTCGCGGCAATCGTGCTGCGCTGGCTGATCATGCGCTTCGGCAAAGGGCTCGACGCAATCCTCGCGGTGGTTCACCGGTGGTCCGGGCAACAGGTCGCCCAACCGCGCTGGTCGGTTTCCAACCTGGTCGCCAAGATCGTGTTCTGGATCGTCCTCGCGTACACGCTGAGTGCAGCGGCCGAACAGCTCGGGCTGACCACATTCGCACGCTGGGTACTGGGACTGCTCGGCTACCTGCCCAGCCTGCTGATCAGCCTGTTCATCCTGTTCATCGGTTACCTGATCGCCGGCGGCATCAGGAACCTGATCATCGTCGTCGCGGACAGCAGTGGTTTTCAGCATGGCCTGTCGCTCGGCCATCTGACGTCGGGACTGGTGCTGGCGTTCACGCTGCTGCTGGCGTTGGACCAGCTGGGCCTCGACGTGACCCTGTTCGCGACCATCATCACGCTGGCTGCCGCAGCGCTCTTCGCGAGCGTCGCCCTGGCGTTCGGTATCGGCGCGGCCGACGCGGTGCGCAACGTGATGGCTTCGCACTATGTACGTCGTGCCTACCAGCCGGGCCAGCGGGTCCAGATCCACGGGATGCAGGGCGAGATCCTGGAGATGAGCCAGGTCGCAGTGATCGTCGAGACCGAAGACGGCGAGGCCTGGATTCCGGCGCGCCTGTTTCTCGAAGGCGTCGCGCTGATCGCTGGCGATGAGGACGGCGAACGTGCTTGA
- a CDS encoding magnesium transporter — protein sequence MLDAVTKGFLTQHPASAARTLARLDSRDVEAVFSAMPHAVAARVLEQMAPGSASRCLLLLPPATAGEILARTTLLNAVAALRVMQPAQVQTLLAVVPRPIAARLRLRLRFSESVVGAYVDEDVLTLLPDQRVGDALRLFRRSGQHTGQTIPVLDRDRRLLGIADLGDLLGANDRRLLQHVLRPARAVLHARTALQAVTAHPAWLTHDSLPVINRNGVFQGVLRRSRVMEEGQDLLTEVTDRNELITTRAALADIFWVAVGALFIGGSVATEREPRDR from the coding sequence GTGCTTGATGCCGTCACCAAGGGTTTTCTGACGCAACATCCGGCCTCCGCGGCACGGACGCTGGCACGTCTCGACAGCCGTGATGTCGAGGCCGTGTTCAGTGCGATGCCACATGCGGTCGCCGCCAGGGTACTGGAACAGATGGCACCGGGTTCAGCCAGCCGCTGCCTGTTGCTCCTTCCACCTGCGACCGCCGGTGAGATCCTCGCCCGGACCACGCTGCTCAATGCGGTGGCCGCGCTCCGCGTGATGCAACCCGCACAGGTCCAGACACTGCTTGCCGTGGTACCACGCCCGATCGCGGCACGCCTGCGGCTGCGGCTGCGTTTCTCGGAATCGGTGGTCGGTGCGTACGTCGACGAGGATGTATTGACCCTGCTACCGGATCAGCGGGTCGGCGATGCATTGCGCCTGTTCCGGCGCAGCGGCCAGCACACCGGGCAGACGATTCCGGTCCTCGATCGCGACCGCCGCCTGCTCGGCATCGCCGACCTGGGCGACCTGCTCGGCGCAAACGATCGGCGCCTGTTGCAGCACGTGTTGCGTCCCGCGCGCGCGGTGTTGCATGCGCGCACCGCGCTACAGGCGGTGACCGCCCATCCGGCCTGGCTGACCCATGACAGCCTGCCGGTGATCAACCGTAACGGTGTCTTCCAGGGCGTACTGCGGCGCTCGCGCGTCATGGAAGAGGGACAGGACCTGTTGACCGAGGTCACCGACCGCAACGAGCTCATCACCACCCGCGCCGCGTTGGCCGACATCTTCTGGGTGGCAGTCGGTGCGCTGTTCATCGGCGGGTCGGTGGCGACCGAGCGGGAACCGAGGGACAGATGA
- a CDS encoding magnesium transporter gives MKPGLANAVHALQRDLVENHPDDAVLLLERQAPTEVAELLARHPITATLPVWERLSPDVGIRALEALPPTQAVEILRHMDPSRAAAMLAMRDVEAREKYLERLQDTEAQELRAILSYPMDSAGALMDPRILLLRADTTVREALARIRALRRRGTRRLFVVDADNHLEGQVDIQDIATATANTRLEEIQRPVRAVVNALAPREEVVDILEQYRLTDLPVVDADDRLIGAVRYRNLMAAAEDEATVAMQTMVGVSKDERALSNVSFAVRKRLPWLHINLATAFLAAAVVGLFESTIAKYTALAVLLPVVAGQSGNTGAQALAVTMRGLALREIRIRHWPRVIFKEMSAGFWNGIAIAATTAFGVWIWSGSAGLAGVIGISMVLSMVIAGVFGAAIPLLLTAFGQDPAQSSSIVLTTITDVTGFFSFLGIATLFANLL, from the coding sequence ATGAAGCCCGGACTCGCCAATGCAGTACACGCGCTGCAGCGCGACCTGGTAGAGAACCATCCGGACGATGCCGTGCTGTTGCTCGAACGCCAGGCACCGACCGAGGTCGCCGAGTTGCTGGCACGCCATCCGATCACCGCGACACTCCCGGTCTGGGAACGCCTGTCGCCCGACGTCGGCATACGGGCGCTGGAGGCCCTGCCACCGACACAGGCGGTCGAGATCCTGCGCCACATGGATCCATCGCGTGCCGCCGCGATGCTCGCAATGCGCGACGTGGAGGCTCGCGAGAAATACCTCGAACGTCTGCAGGACACCGAGGCACAGGAGTTGCGCGCCATCCTTTCCTACCCGATGGACAGTGCCGGGGCCCTGATGGATCCGCGCATTCTGCTGCTGCGTGCGGACACCACGGTGCGCGAGGCGCTTGCACGCATCCGGGCCCTGCGCCGGCGTGGAACGCGACGACTGTTCGTCGTCGATGCCGACAATCACCTAGAGGGCCAGGTGGACATACAGGACATCGCGACCGCGACCGCGAACACGCGGCTCGAGGAGATCCAGCGACCGGTAAGAGCCGTAGTCAACGCCCTGGCGCCGCGCGAGGAGGTGGTCGATATCCTGGAGCAATATCGTCTGACCGATCTGCCGGTCGTGGATGCCGACGACCGACTGATCGGGGCGGTGCGCTATCGCAACCTGATGGCGGCGGCCGAAGACGAGGCCACGGTTGCGATGCAGACCATGGTCGGCGTCAGCAAGGACGAGCGTGCACTGTCGAACGTCTCGTTCGCGGTGCGCAAACGGCTGCCGTGGCTGCACATCAACCTGGCCACCGCATTCCTCGCCGCCGCGGTCGTCGGACTGTTCGAGAGCACGATCGCCAAGTACACCGCACTCGCGGTCTTGCTGCCGGTGGTCGCCGGCCAGTCGGGCAACACCGGCGCCCAGGCACTGGCAGTGACGATGCGTGGGCTGGCGCTGCGAGAGATCCGCATCCGCCACTGGCCACGCGTGATCTTCAAGGAGATGTCGGCCGGTTTCTGGAACGGCATCGCGATCGCCGCCACGACCGCGTTCGGGGTCTGGATATGGAGTGGCTCGGCCGGACTCGCCGGCGTGATCGGCATTTCGATGGTCCTGTCGATGGTGATCGCGGGCGTGTTCGGAGCGGCGATCCCGCTGCTGCTCACCGCCTTCGGCCAGGACCCGGCACAATCGTCGTCGATCGTCCTCACCACGATCACCGACGTCACCGGCTTTTTCAGCTTCCTCGGCATAGCGACACTGTTTGCAAACCTGCTCTAG
- a CDS encoding SCP2 sterol-binding domain-containing protein: MAELFSDEWMNQLKDAWNAEPEVRDKLAEIGFSSVITCGFKDEDQPRGVFVVENGECVRAGDYADEAPDWDMRASRDDWMKWVAKGLGMAGMGTAFAMGKLKFKKGDFKAMIKDPRMAGPFVKSFGLMQKIGAE; encoded by the coding sequence ATGGCCGAGCTTTTCTCTGACGAGTGGATGAACCAATTGAAAGACGCATGGAACGCCGAGCCCGAAGTGCGCGACAAACTGGCCGAGATCGGCTTCAGCTCGGTGATCACCTGCGGCTTCAAGGACGAGGACCAGCCGCGTGGGGTGTTCGTCGTGGAAAACGGCGAGTGCGTGCGCGCCGGCGACTATGCCGACGAGGCGCCCGATTGGGACATGCGCGCCTCGCGCGACGACTGGATGAAATGGGTCGCCAAGGGCCTGGGGATGGCGGGAATGGGCACCGCGTTTGCAATGGGCAAACTGAAGTTCAAGAAAGGCGACTTCAAGGCGATGATCAAGGATCCGCGCATGGCGGGCCCGTTCGTCAAGAGCTTCGGGCTGATGCAGAAGATCGGCGCCGAGTGA
- a CDS encoding RidA family protein has product MGREIIKTDQAPQAIGTYSQAVKFGTTVYLSGQIALDPRTMTLVDGDTETEIRQVLDNLQAVARAAGGSLADMAKLNVFLVDLANFALVNQVMAEYFPEPYPARAAIGVASLPRDANVEMDGILELGG; this is encoded by the coding sequence ATGGGTCGCGAAATCATCAAGACGGACCAGGCCCCGCAGGCCATCGGAACCTACTCGCAGGCCGTCAAGTTCGGCACAACCGTCTACCTGTCCGGGCAGATAGCCCTGGATCCGCGCACCATGACACTGGTCGACGGTGATACCGAGACCGAGATTCGGCAGGTGCTCGACAACCTGCAGGCGGTGGCGCGCGCCGCGGGTGGCAGCCTGGCCGATATGGCCAAGCTGAACGTGTTCCTGGTCGACCTGGCGAATTTCGCATTGGTCAACCAGGTCATGGCGGAATACTTCCCGGAACCCTACCCGGCACGTGCGGCGATCGGCGTGGCATCGCTGCCGCGCGATGCCAACGTGGAGATGGACGGCATCCTGGAACTGGGCGGTTGA
- the lnt gene encoding apolipoprotein N-acyltransferase, with translation MRPGPWPAVGQLLLALIAGSGAVLAFAPFGFGPLAPLALAVLFHLWRHPARPGLNLWTGYAFGLGLMGFGVSWIRISIAQFGGVVPALAILITAGFVMFMALYFALAGWLGERLRGRSDGLWLAAVLPGVWVLGEWLRGWLFTGFPWLAMGYSQIDLPSAGFAPVFGVYGVSLVVAVSAGLLNLWRRPAALLGLVALWATGLGLQQVDWGAPVGEPFQVSLLQGAIPQEHKWRRSMRAQTLDLYLDMTAETRDSRLVIWPETAAPAFASEVESSLLEPLAAQLQDAGRDVLLGIVDGDRQGDYYNAMLSLGASGRDHYYKRHLVPFGEYLPFDAWTRPVLDFLAIPMSDFAAGGDRKPLVRLAGHPAGVNICYEDAYAEEVGRALPEAAFLINASNDAWFGDSLAPHQHLEIARMRALESGRYLLRATNTGVSAFIDERGRLLGTAPQFRQAILTEDIQPMSGSTPFVRWGNPVVVMLAALMVLSARVVQRSGA, from the coding sequence ATGCGTCCCGGGCCCTGGCCCGCAGTGGGTCAGCTGCTGCTCGCGTTGATCGCCGGCAGCGGCGCGGTGCTGGCGTTCGCCCCGTTCGGTTTCGGACCGCTCGCACCGCTCGCGCTCGCGGTGCTGTTCCACCTCTGGCGACACCCGGCGCGGCCGGGCCTCAACCTCTGGACCGGTTACGCCTTCGGTCTCGGCCTGATGGGATTCGGCGTATCCTGGATCCGCATCAGTATCGCGCAGTTCGGCGGCGTGGTGCCGGCGCTGGCGATCCTGATCACCGCCGGTTTCGTGATGTTCATGGCGCTGTACTTCGCGCTTGCCGGTTGGCTCGGCGAACGCCTCCGCGGTCGCTCCGATGGCCTGTGGCTGGCCGCGGTGCTGCCTGGGGTCTGGGTACTTGGCGAGTGGTTGCGCGGTTGGTTGTTCACCGGCTTTCCGTGGCTCGCGATGGGCTACAGCCAGATCGATCTGCCGAGTGCCGGCTTTGCGCCGGTATTCGGTGTCTATGGTGTCAGCCTGGTGGTCGCGGTCAGTGCGGGCCTGCTGAATCTCTGGCGTCGCCCGGCCGCGCTGTTGGGCCTGGTCGCGCTGTGGGCGACGGGTCTCGGGCTGCAGCAGGTCGACTGGGGCGCGCCGGTCGGCGAGCCCTTCCAGGTCAGCCTGTTGCAGGGCGCAATCCCGCAGGAACACAAGTGGCGGCGTTCGATGCGCGCGCAGACGCTCGATCTCTACCTCGATATGACCGCAGAGACACGTGACAGTCGGCTGGTGATATGGCCGGAGACGGCCGCGCCGGCATTCGCGTCCGAGGTGGAGTCCAGCCTGCTCGAACCGCTCGCGGCGCAGCTGCAGGATGCCGGGCGCGACGTACTGCTCGGGATCGTCGACGGCGACCGTCAGGGCGATTACTACAATGCGATGTTGAGCCTCGGTGCGAGTGGCCGGGATCACTATTACAAGCGCCACCTGGTGCCGTTCGGCGAGTACCTGCCGTTCGACGCCTGGACGCGACCGGTATTGGACTTCCTGGCGATCCCCATGTCGGATTTTGCCGCCGGCGGCGATCGCAAACCGCTCGTGCGGCTGGCCGGACATCCGGCCGGCGTCAACATCTGCTACGAGGACGCCTACGCGGAGGAGGTCGGCCGCGCGCTGCCCGAGGCGGCGTTCCTGATCAATGCCAGCAACGACGCCTGGTTCGGTGATTCGCTGGCCCCCCATCAGCACCTGGAGATCGCGCGCATGCGCGCACTGGAGAGCGGCCGTTATCTGCTGCGCGCCACCAACACCGGGGTGTCGGCGTTCATCGACGAGCGTGGACGCCTGTTGGGCACCGCGCCGCAGTTCCGCCAGGCGATTCTCACCGAAGACATCCAGCCGATGAGCGGCAGCACGCCGTTCGTGCGTTGGGGCAATCCGGTCGTGGTGATGCTGGCCGCGTTGATGGTGCTGTCAGCGCGCGTCGTTCAACGCTCAGGTGCCTGA
- a CDS encoding CBS domain-containing protein, with amino-acid sequence MSEDRSSGSSLAARWLERLIPGVVGEPRDRRDLIALLKHAKERALFDNEALAMLEGVLQVGDLQVRDIMIPRAQMVVVSRDDELNKVLPIVTESAHSRFPVIDDDRAEVIGILLAKDLLQYCGDNAPRFKMRDIVRSAVFVPESKRLNVLLREFRASRNHMAIVIDEYGSAAGLVTIEDVLEQIVGEIEDEYDFDEGAFILKRGPNSYTVKAHTTIEEFNEYFEVGFDDSDFDTIGGLTVNALGHLPTRGESVTVDGFRFTVVRADSRKVRLLSVERIEGGGDAPSSASQAAPAANGGT; translated from the coding sequence ATGAGTGAAGACCGATCTAGCGGCAGTTCGCTTGCCGCACGCTGGTTGGAAAGGCTGATACCGGGTGTGGTGGGCGAGCCGCGTGACCGACGCGATCTGATCGCGCTGCTGAAGCATGCCAAGGAACGGGCCTTGTTCGACAATGAGGCGCTGGCGATGCTCGAGGGCGTGCTGCAGGTGGGTGACCTGCAGGTGCGCGACATCATGATTCCGCGCGCACAGATGGTCGTCGTAAGCCGCGACGACGAGCTCAACAAGGTGCTGCCGATCGTCACGGAATCGGCCCACTCGCGTTTCCCGGTGATCGATGACGACCGCGCCGAGGTGATCGGGATCCTGCTCGCCAAGGATCTGCTGCAGTACTGCGGTGACAACGCGCCGCGTTTCAAGATGCGTGACATCGTGCGCTCGGCGGTGTTCGTCCCGGAAAGCAAACGCCTGAACGTGTTGCTGCGCGAGTTCCGTGCGAGTCGCAACCACATGGCCATCGTGATCGACGAGTACGGCAGTGCGGCAGGCCTGGTGACCATCGAAGACGTGCTCGAACAGATCGTGGGCGAGATCGAGGACGAGTACGATTTCGACGAGGGCGCCTTCATTCTCAAACGCGGGCCGAACAGCTATACGGTGAAGGCGCACACGACGATCGAGGAGTTTAACGAGTACTTCGAGGTCGGTTTCGACGACAGCGACTTCGACACCATCGGCGGGTTGACCGTGAACGCCTTGGGCCACCTGCCGACGCGTGGCGAATCGGTGACCGTGGACGGCTTTCGTTTCACCGTGGTGCGGGCCGACAGCCGCAAGGTGCGGCTGCTGAGCGTCGAGCGCATCGAGGGGGGCGGCGATGCCCCGTCGAGCGCATCCCAGGCGGCACCGGCTGCGAACGGCGGAACCTGA
- the ybeY gene encoding rRNA maturation RNase YbeY has translation MVLAVEVQVATDPDAIPATADLERWARAAWQDAASDAEVVVRVTDEAESRQLNRDFRGKDTPTNVLSFPYEPLPEIALNHVGDLVLCAAVVQREAQEQGKTAAAHWAHMVVHGMLHLQGYDHQTDTEAEEMERLETRILEGLGYPAPYVDDETL, from the coding sequence ATGGTCCTTGCTGTAGAGGTGCAGGTGGCCACCGATCCGGACGCGATCCCGGCCACTGCGGACCTGGAGCGCTGGGCGCGTGCCGCCTGGCAGGATGCGGCGTCGGACGCCGAGGTCGTGGTGCGGGTGACCGACGAGGCCGAGAGTCGCCAGCTGAACCGTGATTTTCGCGGCAAGGACACACCGACCAACGTGCTGTCGTTTCCGTACGAGCCGTTGCCGGAGATTGCACTGAATCACGTCGGTGACCTGGTGCTGTGCGCAGCCGTGGTGCAGCGTGAGGCGCAAGAGCAGGGCAAGACAGCGGCGGCCCACTGGGCGCACATGGTGGTGCACGGGATGCTGCACCTGCAGGGTTACGATCATCAGACCGATACCGAGGCCGAAGAGATGGAGCGACTGGAAACCCGCATATTGGAAGGCCTGGGTTATCCGGCTCCCTATGTTGACGACGAGACGCTATGA